A window from Acidimicrobiia bacterium encodes these proteins:
- a CDS encoding ubiquitin-like protein Pup has product MAEQERKRVRRDDDTQADEQTDELVGASTEDLTDRIDDLLDEIDSVLEENAEEFVKNYVQKGGQ; this is encoded by the coding sequence ATGGCTGAGCAGGAACGCAAGCGGGTCCGTCGAGACGACGACACGCAGGCGGACGAGCAGACCGACGAACTCGTCGGCGCGTCCACCGAGGACCTCACCGACCGCATCGACGACCTGCTCGACGAGATCGACAGCGTCCTCGAGGAGAACGCCGAGGAGTTCGTCAAGAACTACGTCCAGAAGGGCGGCCAGTGA
- a CDS encoding HNH endonuclease — MLDTALVSRADLLAEIHGCERDVAAARARQVVVLRELMRRGQEPGAAELAALLDASARTARDLLETARRTPERSVSMERLSAGDSSFDRAAAVAFLIGAGADDETVATAEYRDIAGVERLRALQRKITRRSELEAHQQRSVRCWPSLDSAVGFIHAELTGTDWQLVTGALDSRGDRLPRDEVATAEQRRADALVALAHDWLDGRHCPTEESSSTAIVTVLVDPELASATNGEAGVTIPAGPRVGPSTLDEIMCGGAVEVVLSADSGVPLAVGPTTRVVPPKVRRFVLARDGGCVVEGCTSRYRLEVHHVIPRSQGGIHDADNLVTLCWYHHHVAVHGRGEQLDRQSPPARRRLIPARDRDP; from the coding sequence ATGTTGGATACCGCGCTCGTGTCACGAGCCGACCTCCTCGCCGAGATCCACGGATGCGAGCGGGATGTCGCCGCGGCGCGGGCTCGTCAGGTAGTGGTGCTGCGGGAGCTCATGCGTCGTGGTCAGGAGCCCGGCGCCGCCGAGCTGGCCGCTCTGCTCGATGCCTCGGCCCGCACGGCCCGTGATCTGCTGGAGACGGCGCGCCGGACGCCCGAACGCTCGGTGTCGATGGAGCGGCTGTCCGCAGGCGACTCGTCGTTCGATCGCGCTGCTGCCGTCGCCTTCCTCATCGGGGCGGGGGCCGACGATGAAACCGTGGCCACAGCCGAATACCGCGACATCGCGGGCGTCGAGCGGCTGCGCGCCCTACAGCGCAAGATCACCCGCCGCAGCGAGCTGGAGGCTCACCAGCAGCGTTCGGTGCGCTGCTGGCCGTCGCTGGACTCGGCGGTCGGCTTCATTCACGCCGAGCTGACCGGCACCGACTGGCAGCTCGTGACCGGAGCACTCGACAGCCGCGGCGACCGACTTCCTCGCGACGAGGTGGCCACCGCGGAGCAGCGCCGCGCCGATGCGCTCGTCGCGCTGGCCCACGACTGGCTCGACGGCCGCCACTGCCCGACCGAGGAGTCCTCGTCGACAGCGATCGTCACCGTTCTCGTCGACCCCGAGCTCGCCTCGGCCACCAACGGCGAGGCCGGTGTGACGATCCCCGCCGGTCCCAGGGTCGGGCCATCCACCCTCGACGAGATCATGTGCGGTGGGGCGGTCGAGGTGGTCCTATCAGCCGACTCTGGCGTTCCGCTCGCGGTCGGCCCGACGACTCGGGTGGTGCCGCCGAAGGTGCGGAGATTCGTTCTCGCTCGTGACGGCGGATGCGTCGTCGAAGGATGCACCAGCCGTTATCGCCTCGAAGTGCACCACGTGATTCCCCGATCCCAAGGCGGCATCCATGACGCCGACAACCTCGTCACCCTGTGCTGGTATCACCACCACGTCGCCGTGCACGGCCGGGGTGAGCAGCTCGACCGTCAGAGTCCACCCGCTAGGCGGCGCCTCATCCCCGCCCGGGATCGCGACCCCTGA
- the arc gene encoding proteasome ATPase gives MSDQQIDELRTTIRMLEDEIAILRRRLQDAPRRVRILEERLLEAKGRLNQSLGQNEKLSVALEETREQLAILRDEVEKLTAPPNPFGVVHGVNSDGTIDVLTSGRKLRVTVEPTIEIKELEIGQEVVLNEAMNVIDIRAFEPTGDVMSVKEILDERRVIVLGRGDEERVVELAGPMRGAFLRVGDHVRVDMRTGLIHERLIRPEVEELVLEEVPDVSYEDIGGLEEQITAIRDAVELPYLHKDLFDEYALSAPKGILLYGPPGCGKTLIAKAVANSLATAVASKTGRGDARSYFLNVKGPELLNKYVGETERQIRLIFVRAKEKSDEGVPVIVFFDEMDSLFRTRGTGISSDVESTIVPQLLSELDGVEALKNVIVIGASNREDLIDPAILRPGRLDVKIKIERPTIEAARAIFGVYIDAAVPLDAVELAGSDGDVPGHLDHLIDKVVADMYSTADHNRFLEVTYAGGDKEILYFKDFVSGAMIENVVRRAKKEAIKREIAEGVRGVRLADLLAAIKQEFREHEDLPNTTNPDDWARISGKKGERIVYVRTLMGGDGEGRSIEAITTGQYL, from the coding sequence ATGAGCGACCAGCAGATCGACGAGCTGCGGACAACCATCCGGATGCTCGAGGACGAGATCGCCATTCTCAGGCGGCGACTCCAGGATGCTCCGCGCCGCGTTCGCATCCTCGAAGAGCGACTCCTCGAGGCGAAGGGCCGCCTCAACCAGTCGCTCGGCCAGAACGAGAAGCTCTCGGTGGCGCTCGAAGAGACCCGGGAGCAGCTGGCCATCCTGCGCGACGAGGTCGAAAAGCTCACCGCACCGCCCAACCCGTTCGGAGTGGTCCACGGCGTCAACTCCGACGGCACCATCGACGTCCTTACCAGCGGCCGCAAGCTCCGGGTGACCGTCGAGCCGACCATCGAGATCAAGGAGCTCGAGATCGGTCAGGAGGTCGTCCTCAACGAGGCGATGAACGTCATCGACATCCGGGCCTTCGAGCCGACCGGCGACGTGATGAGCGTCAAGGAGATCCTCGACGAGCGCCGCGTCATCGTCCTCGGCCGCGGTGACGAGGAGCGGGTCGTCGAGCTCGCCGGACCGATGCGCGGCGCCTTCCTGCGGGTCGGCGACCACGTTCGGGTGGACATGCGCACCGGTCTCATCCACGAACGGCTGATCCGACCCGAGGTCGAGGAGTTGGTGCTCGAGGAGGTCCCCGACGTGTCCTACGAGGACATCGGCGGGCTCGAAGAGCAGATCACCGCCATTCGGGACGCGGTCGAGTTGCCGTACCTCCACAAGGACCTGTTCGACGAGTACGCCCTCAGCGCCCCGAAGGGGATCCTCCTCTACGGGCCGCCCGGATGCGGCAAGACGCTCATCGCCAAGGCGGTGGCGAACTCCCTGGCGACAGCGGTGGCCAGCAAGACGGGGCGCGGGGATGCTCGATCGTACTTCCTCAACGTCAAGGGCCCCGAGCTGCTCAACAAGTACGTGGGTGAGACGGAGCGTCAGATCCGGCTCATCTTCGTCCGGGCCAAGGAGAAGTCCGATGAGGGAGTCCCGGTGATCGTCTTCTTCGACGAAATGGACTCGCTGTTCCGTACCCGGGGCACCGGCATCTCGTCGGATGTCGAGTCGACGATCGTCCCCCAGTTGCTCTCCGAGCTCGACGGCGTCGAGGCCCTCAAGAACGTGATCGTGATCGGCGCCTCCAACCGTGAGGACCTGATCGATCCGGCGATCCTGCGGCCTGGTCGGCTCGACGTGAAGATCAAGATCGAGCGGCCCACCATCGAGGCCGCCCGCGCCATCTTCGGCGTCTACATCGACGCTGCCGTGCCCCTCGATGCCGTCGAGCTTGCCGGGTCGGACGGCGATGTCCCTGGTCATCTGGATCATCTCATCGACAAGGTGGTCGCCGACATGTACTCGACGGCGGACCACAACCGCTTCCTCGAGGTGACCTACGCCGGTGGCGACAAGGAGATCCTGTACTTCAAGGACTTCGTGTCCGGGGCCATGATCGAGAACGTGGTGCGGCGTGCCAAGAAGGAGGCGATCAAGCGGGAAATCGCCGAGGGCGTGCGTGGCGTCCGTCTCGCCGACCTGCTCGCAGCCATCAAGCAGGAGTTCCGCGAGCACGAGGACTTGCCCAACACCACCAACCCGGACGACTGGGCCCGGATCTCGGGCAAGAAGGGCGAGCGGATCGTCTACGTCCGCACGCTCATGGGCGGAGACGGCGAAGGTCGCAGCATCGAGGCCATCACCACCGGCCAGTACCTGTGA
- a CDS encoding MFS transporter produces the protein MSDPTAVARRNTWPLVVGQSVSQFGDYLALFFALPVFVRDLTGSATQLGLLAMFETAAVLLFGFIAGVLVDRVRVRRALVIADLLRAVAFGLLALAVAAGIGTVWMAFTVAFLVGSMATVFDTGLESYVPTVLTDELLVVANSRLQVGRNLAQTLGFVVGGAVLAWGGGIATAFAFQAVTYLVSVGGILMLREIRPRPVARREAVWSALRHGIVTLWQSAPLRWATLSAFAINLAFAPLAAVMVLYAQEELGVVTDLSLGMLFAGFAAIGAVGVSLAPRLVAAIGLGRSVVAGGVLFGFGAMGAGVSEGPLTVLPFGLAMAGVSINQVAFVTLRQRLAPPDRLGRVVAASRTISFAGIPIGAALGGVLGEAIGLRPLFVGGGAVIAVAAALLIFGPLWRVRADTAAYELGASTR, from the coding sequence ATGTCCGACCCGACCGCGGTGGCCCGCCGCAACACATGGCCGCTCGTCGTCGGACAGTCCGTTTCTCAGTTCGGGGATTACCTGGCTCTCTTCTTCGCCCTGCCCGTCTTCGTCCGCGACCTCACCGGATCGGCAACGCAGTTGGGGTTGCTGGCGATGTTCGAGACGGCGGCGGTGCTGCTATTCGGGTTCATCGCCGGGGTGCTGGTCGATCGGGTGCGGGTCCGCCGCGCCCTGGTCATCGCCGACCTGCTGCGCGCCGTCGCTTTCGGGCTACTGGCACTCGCCGTCGCCGCCGGGATAGGCACCGTGTGGATGGCCTTCACCGTGGCCTTCCTGGTGGGCTCGATGGCCACGGTGTTCGACACCGGACTCGAGTCGTACGTTCCCACCGTGCTCACCGACGAACTGCTGGTGGTCGCCAACAGCCGGCTTCAGGTGGGGCGCAACCTGGCCCAGACCCTGGGTTTCGTGGTCGGTGGGGCCGTCCTCGCTTGGGGTGGGGGGATTGCCACCGCCTTCGCCTTCCAGGCGGTCACCTACCTGGTCTCGGTCGGAGGGATCCTCATGCTCCGGGAGATACGACCCCGTCCGGTCGCCCGCCGCGAGGCGGTGTGGTCGGCACTCCGCCACGGGATCGTCACGCTATGGCAGTCGGCGCCGCTGCGCTGGGCAACCCTGTCCGCCTTCGCCATCAACCTTGCCTTCGCCCCGCTGGCTGCGGTGATGGTGCTGTACGCCCAGGAGGAACTCGGCGTGGTCACCGACCTATCACTGGGCATGCTCTTTGCCGGGTTCGCCGCCATCGGGGCCGTGGGGGTGTCGCTAGCACCCAGGTTGGTGGCGGCCATCGGTCTGGGCCGGTCAGTGGTGGCCGGCGGCGTGTTGTTTGGCTTCGGCGCCATGGGCGCCGGGGTCTCCGAAGGCCCGTTGACCGTGCTCCCGTTCGGACTCGCCATGGCCGGGGTGTCGATCAATCAGGTCGCCTTCGTCACCCTTCGTCAGCGCCTGGCGCCTCCGGATCGCCTCGGTCGGGTGGTGGCGGCTTCGCGGACCATCTCCTTCGCCGGGATTCCGATCGGTGCAGCGCTCGGTGGCGTACTCGGTGAAGCCATCGGCTTGCGCCCGCTCTTCGTGGGTGGTGGTGCCGTGATCGCCGTCGCAGCCGCCCTGCTCATCTTCGGACCGCTGTGGCGGGTGCGCGCCGACACTGCCGCCTACGAGCTGGGCGCGAGCACCAGGTGA
- a CDS encoding tRNA (adenine-N1)-methyltransferase produces the protein MTDRFADGDLCLLIDAKGRKHLVDLQPGRTFQFHAGVIRHEDIIGAEAGVVVRTGTGAKVAALRPRLADYVLTMRRGAQVVYPKDLGPMIHWGDARPGHLVVEAGTGSGALTMALLAAVGPTGRVVSVDRREDHQEHARGVMERLLGELPANLELVVGDVAEVVADHRPDRVFLDLPEPWHVVPPAAEALTPGGVLCAYLPTIPQVMHLHDALRRARRYAAVETFETLHREWQFEGRSVRPRSQMVGHTGFITVARSVVGEALDEDEYDAAEDDQDA, from the coding sequence GTGACCGACCGCTTCGCCGACGGGGACCTCTGCCTCCTCATCGATGCGAAGGGTCGCAAGCACCTCGTCGACCTCCAACCCGGCCGCACCTTCCAGTTCCACGCCGGGGTGATCCGACACGAGGACATCATCGGTGCCGAGGCTGGTGTGGTGGTGCGCACCGGCACCGGCGCCAAGGTGGCGGCGCTGCGCCCCCGCCTGGCCGACTACGTGCTGACCATGCGTCGCGGCGCCCAGGTGGTGTATCCGAAGGACCTGGGGCCGATGATCCACTGGGGCGACGCCCGGCCCGGACACCTGGTCGTCGAGGCCGGGACCGGCTCGGGTGCCCTCACCATGGCCCTCCTCGCCGCCGTGGGGCCGACCGGACGGGTGGTCTCGGTGGATCGGCGTGAGGATCACCAGGAGCACGCCCGGGGGGTCATGGAGCGGCTGCTGGGGGAGTTGCCCGCCAACCTGGAGCTGGTGGTGGGCGACGTGGCCGAGGTCGTGGCCGATCATCGGCCCGATCGGGTGTTCCTCGACCTGCCCGAGCCCTGGCACGTGGTGCCCCCGGCAGCCGAGGCGCTCACGCCCGGCGGGGTCCTGTGTGCCTATCTCCCCACCATCCCGCAGGTCATGCACCTGCACGACGCGCTGCGCCGCGCCCGGCGCTACGCCGCGGTCGAGACCTTCGAGACGCTCCATCGGGAGTGGCAGTTCGAAGGCCGATCCGTACGCCCCCGCAGCCAGATGGTCGGTCACACCGGGTTCATCACCGTGGCCCGGTCCGTCGTCGGAGAGGCACTCGACGAGGACGAGTACGACGCGGCGGAGGACGATCAGGATGCGTGA
- a CDS encoding cyclic nucleotide-binding domain-containing protein, which yields MDADALKDVPIFADLSRRARRLAAEHCDLIEVDAGETLIEQGDLAHEFYIIIDGQVDVLVAGVKAATLGAGDVMGEIGVLDTHKRTATVVTTTPTRLIMMDGRALRAIADTDKDVADEIRAIINARTAD from the coding sequence GTGGACGCCGACGCCTTGAAGGACGTGCCGATCTTCGCCGACCTGTCCCGTAGGGCCCGACGACTCGCCGCCGAGCACTGTGACCTGATCGAAGTCGACGCAGGGGAGACCCTCATCGAACAGGGCGACCTCGCCCACGAGTTCTACATCATCATCGACGGCCAGGTCGACGTTCTCGTCGCCGGCGTGAAGGCGGCGACGCTCGGCGCTGGCGACGTGATGGGCGAGATCGGTGTGCTCGACACCCACAAGCGCACCGCCACCGTGGTCACCACGACCCCGACTCGTCTGATCATGATGGACGGGCGGGCGCTCCGGGCGATCGCCGACACGGATAAGGACGTGGCCGACGAGATCCGCGCCATCATCAACGCCCGCACCGCCGACTGA
- a CDS encoding nuclear transport factor 2 family protein — MVERTAAERWVEAYVHAWLTYDPTAIGALFSDDAEYRFHPDGNPVVGRDAIVQSWLDERDDPGTYHADYGVFALEGDRAAITGTTTYFANDTHESIVNVYDNCFLVEFDDEGTCCRFTEWFVERSEG; from the coding sequence ATGGTCGAGCGGACCGCTGCCGAGCGCTGGGTGGAGGCGTACGTCCACGCCTGGCTGACTTACGACCCAACGGCGATCGGGGCGCTCTTCAGCGATGACGCCGAATACCGCTTCCATCCCGACGGCAACCCGGTGGTGGGTCGTGACGCCATCGTCCAATCGTGGCTCGACGAACGCGACGATCCCGGCACCTATCACGCCGACTACGGCGTGTTCGCTCTCGAAGGGGACCGCGCCGCCATCACCGGGACCACCACCTACTTCGCCAACGACACCCACGAGTCGATCGTCAACGTCTACGACAACTGCTTCCTCGTCGAATTCGATGACGAAGGCACCTGTTGTCGGTTCACTGAGTGGTTCGTGGAGCGGTCGGAGGGTTGA
- the dop gene encoding depupylase/deamidase Dop translates to MSADPGPRVLGTETEFGITVRNQVDFNPVLASSLVINSYSGSASRIQWSFEEETPGRDARGFGYEPPPTADFDAGLVNVVLTNGARFYVDHAHPEYATPECVDAREAALHDKAGEVVLARAAAAATESLPEGRRLLIHKNNSDGKGNSYGAHENYLVPRSVPFADLVHHMTPFLVSRQIFTGAGKVGAENGRPAVEFQLSQRADFFEEEIGLETTLKRPIVNTRDEPHADPAKYRRLHVIIGDATLSEVQTFLKLGSASLVLAAIEAGALGDPIVLRRPVDAVWQVSHDPTLRTTIELDDGSSATALDIQWLFFERVSKHVESAGGTDVDREVLRVWEEILTDLEADPSRTRDRLDWAAKRYLLEGFRQRDALGWGDPKMRLLDLQYHDVDPARGLYHRLAGSGRMQRLFTPREIETAVTNPPPGTRAYFRGSCVAKYGHAIVAANWDSLLFDIGGASLKRVPMMEPLKGRRDLVAGLIDRSDTPADLIEALGGDHG, encoded by the coding sequence GTGAGCGCAGACCCGGGACCTCGTGTCCTCGGTACCGAAACCGAGTTCGGCATCACGGTGCGCAACCAGGTCGACTTCAACCCGGTGCTCGCCTCCAGTCTGGTGATCAACTCGTACTCGGGCTCGGCATCACGCATCCAGTGGTCGTTCGAGGAGGAGACACCGGGCCGCGACGCCCGCGGCTTCGGATACGAACCGCCTCCGACGGCGGACTTCGACGCCGGTCTGGTCAACGTGGTGCTCACCAACGGCGCCCGCTTCTACGTGGACCATGCCCACCCCGAGTACGCCACGCCCGAGTGCGTCGACGCCCGCGAGGCCGCCCTCCACGACAAGGCCGGAGAGGTGGTGCTGGCGCGTGCCGCCGCTGCCGCCACCGAGTCACTCCCCGAGGGGCGGCGCCTGCTCATCCACAAGAACAACAGCGACGGCAAGGGCAACTCGTACGGGGCCCATGAGAACTACCTGGTGCCCCGGTCGGTGCCATTCGCCGATCTGGTGCACCACATGACGCCGTTTCTGGTGTCGCGTCAGATATTCACCGGGGCGGGGAAGGTGGGGGCGGAGAACGGCAGACCCGCCGTCGAGTTCCAGCTGTCCCAGCGAGCCGACTTCTTCGAGGAGGAGATCGGCCTCGAGACCACCCTGAAGCGACCCATCGTCAACACCCGCGACGAGCCGCACGCCGATCCGGCGAAGTATCGGAGACTCCACGTCATCATCGGAGATGCCACCCTGAGCGAAGTGCAGACGTTCCTCAAGCTGGGGAGCGCCTCACTGGTCCTCGCCGCCATCGAGGCGGGCGCTCTGGGCGATCCCATCGTCCTGCGCCGGCCCGTCGATGCGGTCTGGCAGGTCAGCCACGATCCGACCCTGCGCACGACGATCGAACTCGACGACGGCTCCTCCGCCACGGCCCTCGACATCCAGTGGTTGTTCTTCGAGCGGGTGTCGAAGCACGTGGAGTCCGCCGGGGGTACCGACGTCGACCGTGAGGTCCTCCGGGTGTGGGAGGAAATCCTCACCGACCTGGAGGCGGACCCGTCCCGCACCCGCGACCGCCTCGACTGGGCGGCGAAGCGCTACCTGCTCGAAGGGTTCCGCCAGCGCGACGCCCTCGGCTGGGGAGACCCGAAGATGCGCCTCCTCGACCTCCAGTACCACGACGTCGACCCGGCGAGAGGCCTATACCACCGGCTCGCCGGATCCGGGAGGATGCAGCGCCTGTTCACGCCCCGGGAGATCGAGACGGCGGTGACCAACCCGCCACCCGGCACGAGAGCCTACTTTCGGGGCTCGTGTGTGGCCAAGTATGGCCACGCCATCGTCGCCGCCAACTGGGATTCTCTGCTCTTCGATATCGGGGGAGCCAGTCTCAAGCGGGTGCCTATGATGGAGCCCCTGAAGGGCCGGCGCGACCTCGTCGCCGGCCTCATCGATCGGTCCGACACCCCGGCCGACCTCATCGAAGCACTCGGAGGCGACCATGGCTGA
- a CDS encoding dodecin family protein translates to MSVARVTEISATSPKSFEDAVKTGIKRANQTLRNVKAAWIKEQQVKVTDGKATEYQVNMLVTFVLDE, encoded by the coding sequence ATGTCCGTAGCCCGAGTAACCGAGATCAGCGCCACCTCGCCGAAGAGCTTCGAAGACGCCGTAAAGACAGGCATCAAGCGAGCCAACCAGACCCTGCGCAACGTCAAGGCAGCCTGGATCAAGGAGCAGCAGGTCAAGGTCACCGACGGCAAGGCCACCGAGTACCAGGTCAACATGCTGGTCACCTTCGTCCTGGACGAGTGA
- a CDS encoding DMT family transporter, translating to MTERRRLLSTADGTSAAAFGPVEWSLMLATAMMWGSSFVLIAVGLETLHPTVITLGRVALGALAISLIPRARRPVDREDYPGLALIGLVWIAIPFLLFPIAQQWVDSSIAGLINGSMPIWAGTIAAILLRRRPGPLQAAGLVVGFIGVTVITVQSVRVGGQSLFGVVLLVLAAMCYGLAVNLTVPLVQKYGSLAVIVRAQAAALIALIPIGLWGVQYSTATWGGFAAIAFLGVLSSGFALVFMGELARRTGATRASVTIYIVPVVSVILGAALRDERITVLTLFGGGLVLLGAWSTSRAERARGEVNPPTAPRTTQ from the coding sequence GTGACCGAGCGCCGGCGCCTCCTCTCCACGGCCGATGGCACCTCGGCGGCTGCGTTCGGACCCGTCGAGTGGAGCCTGATGCTCGCCACCGCAATGATGTGGGGATCGTCGTTCGTGCTGATCGCCGTCGGCCTGGAGACCCTGCACCCGACGGTGATCACCCTCGGGCGCGTGGCCCTGGGTGCGCTGGCCATATCGCTGATCCCGCGGGCTCGTCGGCCGGTGGACCGGGAGGACTATCCGGGGCTGGCGCTCATCGGCCTGGTGTGGATCGCCATTCCGTTCCTGCTGTTCCCCATCGCCCAGCAGTGGGTGGACTCGTCCATCGCCGGGCTGATCAACGGCTCGATGCCGATCTGGGCGGGCACGATCGCCGCCATCCTGCTGCGCCGCCGACCCGGGCCCTTGCAGGCCGCGGGGCTGGTCGTAGGATTCATTGGGGTGACCGTGATCACCGTCCAGTCGGTCCGCGTCGGGGGTCAGAGTCTTTTCGGGGTGGTTCTGCTCGTCCTGGCGGCCATGTGCTACGGGCTGGCGGTCAACCTCACCGTGCCGCTAGTGCAGAAGTATGGGTCTCTGGCGGTGATCGTGCGCGCTCAAGCGGCTGCCCTGATCGCCCTCATCCCCATCGGGCTGTGGGGCGTTCAGTACTCCACGGCCACCTGGGGCGGCTTCGCCGCCATCGCCTTCCTAGGAGTCCTCAGTTCCGGGTTCGCCCTGGTCTTCATGGGGGAACTGGCTCGCCGAACCGGCGCCACTCGAGCGTCGGTGACCATCTACATCGTGCCGGTGGTGTCGGTGATCCTCGGAGCCGCCTTGCGCGACGAGCGGATCACCGTGTTGACCCTCTTCGGCGGCGGATTGGTGCTGCTCGGAGCCTGGTCGACCAGCCGGGCAGAGCGCGCCCGGGGTGAGGTCAACCCTCCGACCGCTCCACGAACCACTCAGTGA